A stretch of the Staphylococcus sp. NRL 16/872 genome encodes the following:
- a CDS encoding IucA/IucC family protein, with protein sequence MQSDWQLADRNIQYRVLNALVKEKIWSSSTRITTQDNQLEIQLYGCVLKIHFKYLSKMVRYDFEGPITYYCGKNEVEITSLENLLDILEQHFEIEISERLLAELLHSRDSFIEVYKHFTNRKNHIQDSLKFSGMPTTINFFAWLQHLNDSSDFNDLMYSESLVIEGHPTHPLTKTKLPLTMKEVKQYSPEFEKIIPLKIMLLHKDYAKVTTVDGNSSFVLGEVIPEYHAKLRKFIQTFQLSLDDYQIIFVHPWQYQHTIYRQFEQWINDKILIATPFDIESKATLSFRTMSLINKPYHIKLPVNVQATSAVRTVSSVTTVDGPNLSMALQETLNQYPQLKVALEPFGIYANTEDDRARQLACIIREKPYIANNGATIVSGALVNPNPADGNITVDSYIEWISGEVNEQNISQFMRTYCRQLVTPLIALIQDYGIALEAHMQNTIVNLGPQFQMNFVVRDLGGSRIDLDTLSMKLKDINVTNTSLIASSINEVVAKFQHAVVQNQLAELIHHFSKKESVSEVELFKVVQEEIEQAITDNKPHAEILKQILFGPTITVKALLRMRMENKVKKYLNIKLDNPIKKEVS encoded by the coding sequence ATGCAAAGTGATTGGCAATTAGCAGATAGAAATATACAATACCGTGTCTTAAATGCATTAGTGAAAGAAAAGATATGGTCATCCTCAACAAGAATTACAACTCAAGATAATCAGCTTGAAATACAGCTTTATGGATGTGTGCTTAAAATTCATTTTAAATATTTAAGTAAAATGGTTCGTTATGATTTCGAGGGACCAATAACTTATTACTGTGGGAAAAATGAAGTAGAAATAACTTCATTAGAAAACTTATTAGATATTTTAGAGCAACATTTTGAAATTGAGATAAGTGAACGTTTACTTGCAGAATTACTTCATAGTAGAGATAGCTTTATAGAAGTATATAAACATTTCACTAATCGTAAAAACCATATTCAAGATAGTTTGAAATTTTCTGGTATGCCGACCACTATTAATTTCTTTGCTTGGTTACAACATTTAAACGATTCGAGTGACTTTAATGATTTAATGTATTCCGAGAGTTTAGTTATCGAAGGTCATCCAACACATCCGTTAACTAAGACGAAATTACCTTTAACAATGAAAGAAGTTAAGCAATATTCACCTGAATTTGAGAAGATTATTCCACTGAAAATCATGTTATTGCATAAAGATTATGCAAAAGTAACTACCGTAGATGGCAACAGCTCATTTGTACTGGGAGAAGTTATTCCGGAATATCATGCAAAACTAAGAAAATTTATTCAAACATTTCAACTTTCGCTAGATGATTATCAAATTATATTTGTTCATCCATGGCAATATCAACATACTATTTATCGTCAATTTGAACAGTGGATTAACGATAAAATATTAATTGCTACACCATTTGATATAGAATCGAAAGCAACGTTATCATTCCGTACTATGTCATTAATAAATAAGCCATACCATATTAAATTACCAGTTAATGTCCAAGCGACTAGTGCTGTAAGAACGGTATCAAGTGTAACGACAGTCGATGGCCCGAATTTAAGTATGGCCTTGCAAGAAACGCTAAATCAATATCCACAACTTAAAGTAGCGCTTGAACCTTTTGGTATTTACGCTAATACTGAAGATGATCGTGCACGCCAACTAGCATGCATTATTAGAGAGAAACCATATATTGCGAATAATGGTGCAACGATTGTCTCAGGAGCGTTAGTGAACCCTAATCCGGCTGATGGGAATATTACCGTGGATAGCTATATTGAGTGGATAAGTGGCGAAGTCAATGAACAGAATATTTCTCAATTTATGCGTACATATTGTCGTCAATTAGTCACACCGTTAATTGCTTTAATTCAAGATTATGGCATTGCTTTAGAAGCCCATATGCAAAATACGATTGTAAATCTAGGACCTCAATTTCAAATGAACTTTGTAGTTCGTGATTTAGGAGGTTCTCGCATTGATTTAGATACATTATCTATGAAATTGAAGGATATCAACGTGACGAATACGAGCTTGATAGCGTCATCTATCAATGAAGTCGTTGCGAAATTTCAACATGCTGTAGTACAAAATCAGCTTGCGGAATTAATTCATCACTTTTCAAAAAAGGAAAGTGTAAGCGAAGTGGAATTATTTAAGGTTGTACAAGAAGAAATAGAACAGGCGATTACTGATAACAAACCACATGCTGAAATATTAAAACAAATCTTATTTGGACCAACTATCACAGTTAAAGCTTTACTTCGTATGAGAATGGAAAATAAAGTTAAAAAATATCTCAATATTAAACTCGATAACCCGATAAAAAAAGAGGTGAGTTAA